CTTCTTTGGCTTAACTACTCCGTTATAATAATTCTGTTAAAAATCTCCCATGACTATTACTTGAGCTACATATAATCAAgtctacaaaaacaacacaatgtgCAGACAAAGGCAACAAGTAAAGATcactttccttttttaaaatgtacattcagATGACAACAAAAGACCACCTGCTGTTTGCTTATTGATTCAGTTGTGTTGGGAAGTGCTGTTAGAAAGCACTCCAAAACAATGCGTTCACACGTCACTGCACTGTAAACAAAGGGATTACTGTGAAAATCATGAGGTACATTCTGCATACTTATAACTCACTTGTTTTCCAGCTTGTAACATGGGTTTGATTCCAAAAGTTATGCAGAGCACGACAAGTGAGGTTTATTCatgaactaatttcaagaggatcacgtgcttatgatttatcacgtatttgctaatcactatcttccaatcaaaCGAGCCCTAAGCTATAAATAACTACAGTTTCCAGCtcattttatcttcgtttggaagaaaccccccccccctcccctattctcctcctttacctatgattgggcggcacggcggcccagtggttagcactgcgagccccacagcaagaacactgctggCCCTGGTCCCTTAGGgtcggtgggtgtttctgtgaggagtttgtatattctccccatgtccgcttgggttttccccgggttctccggtttcctcccaccatccaaagacatttaaCACGTATAACAATTAAGCATTTATCTAACCCCTCTGTTCCCTTAGcagtcggggagttctgagatccaccgaactcaggctcccctctcgctctgccaacgggaggaagccccgggctcgaggatcccttgagcgcggggctctctcccgggacaacatgccCAAACATGCTTTTAtaaatcagctaagtgtgaactcttaaattaGAGGAAATTACTACAAACTAAATACAAACACATGCAATCATATAAACAACAAGATAAACGGCGAcccatggagaaaaaaaaataactgtgcaCTTTTGTTCTCATCCTCTGGCTCTCATTCTCCAGTTGATCCCATATAGAAATGCAATacatgcaaaaatgctaattacaaATGTGACATACACGTTCATATTTGAATTGTATATTCATAAATTATCATATatgcaacatttatttttaaaccaacccaagctcattctggaaatgtagccccgcggacgtttctggagaccgcgatttacgtggccggaggtacgtaaaggccgcgtttggtttttttcgagcgaatgctgcggggcggtgtggcgccgctctgcccctcctcttcgcgctcgccggccgacggctcgcctcagagtggagggctttcccgatgcaatcagtttgtccgcttagctcacagcgttgtgtcggcggagcggaggccccgaagggggagccggagccggccgcggtggacgacgaccgggatcgagtccggggaacagcaggttccggaaatcaggtaagacgaaaaacggaatccgaaaaataggggcgagaacgcggcgggatccgaaaacgcggtcgaaatcgaagacgagggcttttgctttttttttttttttttcgatccagcggcttttcgcgcgagaacggcgtgGACGCAAACGCcgcacgctcccgagaggcgcccgagacgcgaaaaagcgcgcacagcgggcTCTcgtggatccgcgaaaacaaaaaacgctcgaatacgtacctcccgggacgtaaatcgcggtccgcagaaacgtccgcggggctacgtttccacaatgagcccgggttgttttaaacactgcaaaaaacaaaacaatgtttgcGATTACAATggttgcaaaaaatatatatgaaagcaGCCATTTTgctcagagatgcccaaactagaacGCACAGGCCAAAGTTGTCCCATGCAAAGCTTTAATTCGGCCCACCATTCCATCTGAGAGGAGAGGGAggatgatggggatggtttagagattgtcgtttcaaatttaatgtaacattttgtttgtttattttattgtaaagcgaCAAAAAAGCTAGATTTTAGATTAAATTTAGCTTCAAAtgtacaagctgtcactgggataGAGGACTTTGGTGAGCTTATCAAggaaaggcagattctgcttgacaagtgtattcagcattaaactcCACAGTTATACGTGTGATTGTTTATGtctttataatattaaataaataaataataataaatgtaacaataataaattaggaaattacccatggcaactttaatgtaatatttattttcttttcggcttagtccctttattcatctggggtcttgatgtaatatagtttggtacaTTTATCTTCGGGTCACATCGATtaatgatattttgtttttggcccttcattcaAACGTTTTAGGACTTCTGACTTTGTAATAGGACTATATCAAAATATATGTTGAACATATGATGTTTTGTATAGGTGAAATCCAAATATTACCACAACCGTTTATTACCACTGCCCAAGATCAACAAATAAATTTAGTGTCCAGCTATAAGTATTTAGGCTTTTTACTCGATCAGGAGCTTTCTTTCAAAGTACATATAGCAAATTTGGTAAGGAAATTGAGAGTTAAGCTCAGATTTTACTATCGAAATGCATCCTGCTTTTCTCTTAAAGCTCGCAAACATTTGGTGTCTGCAACATTTTTACCCTTGATTGACTATGGTGATGTTTTATATATGCATGCTTCAAACAAATGTCTTCAGCCTTTAAACTCTATCTACCACAGTGCTCTAAGGTTTGTTACAGGCTGTCAAAGACTTACTCACCATTGTGAATTGTATGCCAAAGCTGAGTGGCCTTCTCTGTATGTAAGAAGGTACACCCATTGGATGACTCTGGTCTACAAGGCTCTTCTGGGACTGGTGCCTTCATATGTTCCTTTCTCCATAAGTCTAAAAGTATGCCCTATGCTCAAGTGAAGCTTATCATTTAACTGTTCCCCGGGTTCGAACTGAAATAGGGAAGCGAGCCTTTAGTCATGCCGCCCCCTCAtcctggaatactcttcagtctgaaCTAAAGATATCTGAGCTCATCCCAAATGACATCGTTTCGctctattttttttaacaaacaacaacagtccatttctcaatgtatgtgtttttaatatattgaaaTGTGATAAAGCTGGAaaactaaactgtatttttatattatatctattatatatttattactaatattattacatttttattttttatttatttttattttttatataaatcgtgtgttgcagacctcttggccaggtcacccttgtaaatgagatcttgatctcaatgggttttttatctggttaaataaagaaacatatatatatatatatgaatttggatatcatttatatataattaGCATATTTCAGATTTGGATGTGGGATGATTTACAAAAAcaatgcccaaactttttctaatTAAGGGTCAAAAATCAAGTTGATCGAGGGCTGCGGGCCAAagataaatacagttgaagtcagaattaatattaatttctgtttaatggagagatagctaaattgtacgtagtgtatgtgtgaatgtgagagtgtttgggtggttcctagtgatgggttgcagctggaagggcatccgctgtgtaaaacataagttggcggttcattccgctgtggtgtcccctgattaataaagagactaagccaaaaagaaaatgaatgaatgcatgaatgactaTTAAAAACATTAACCCTAACCCTCCCCAAAAAATcgccctctcttctcagatgggataaTGAGACAAATCAAAAGGTTACCCCCTTAGTAAGGCCCTAGTTTGGGGATCTCTGGTTGAGAGTCTATTTTGCATGTTGTTTTGTTGCTGCTTCTCTCATTACACTCTGTCTCATGAGAGACCTATAGTTAGACCACCTTCATGCACACTTTTATAAGCCTGCAATCACTCGCTTTAATGCACTCATCTACATCTCAGCCAAGACATGTTGTTTATCTTATAATTTTAGTTTATCTCTCTTGTGCCTCAATGAATATTTCTCAGAGTAGTGAGGGTATTGGCACTGTGCTGCCTCTTACTAGTTTCGAGAATGTGCTGTTGTTCCTCTTCAATATAATTCTCGCCACCACCATCATTTTCCTCAACGTGTCCGTGTTTCTCTCCATCGTCATGAACAGATCTTTGCGCACGGAGAACCGCTTCATGTACATGCTCAGCACGTGTCTCAGTGACATCAGTACGGGCGTCTCGTATTACTATGTTGGAGTTTTGGATGTGCGGGATTCTTATGACTCCCCAACACGCACTTTTTACATCGCACCCACTTTTTTGGGTCTGTCCTACATGGCGATTCTGGCCGCGCAGGCGGATCGCTACCACGCGGTTTCCGCGCCTTTCAAATACTCAGTGCGCATGAGCAGAAACAGAACTCTGCTGGTGATCCTGGCCTACTGGGTTTATGCTTTTGTGATTGTGGCTGTCAATAATTTAGTGACTATGGGGGTCGCTAAAAGAGTGACAGGCTTTGGTACGTTCGTGGCCAACATATTCACAGTCATCATCATGATTGGCTTGAACGTCCGTCTGTTTTTAATCGCCAAATACCAGTTAGATCGAGAACCTCCGAGCGAAGAGCGCGAAAACAAGCGCGCGTCCGTTTACCTCATAATCATAGTGGCCGTGTTTTTTCTGATCGCGTGGTTGCCGATTTTCCTGCATATTATTGTGTGTAATTTTGCAGGCTCTGCGTGTTATACGTTTAAAAATGAAGGTTCAGACCCTCTGCGCATTCTGCCTCGGGTGAATGCAGTTTTGACTCCCTTGTTATACATTAGGGGCTGTTCTGCACTAAGGAGCACACTACTAAGCAAAGTCTGGAGGGCATCATGCTGCAAGAGGAAAGGGTAAAGTTTCAGAGACTTTCTGTTTGTCCTCCACACATGTTGCACAATATTTACTGTAATGAATCATTAAACATCTTTAATGTATTGTTTGAATGACATTAGGTATTTGTTGTTTGAAAACAATTAGGTAATTTTAATATTcagttacatttatttacttttcaaaGCAACTTACAGATTTTGAGGGGAATTCTCTTCAACCATTAGTTATGCCCATCTTTTGATACATTCACACTTATAAATACTCTAAAGCCATGATTAGAGATTCTGAATGTAGCCAGGATGTTTCAGGCAAACATCAGCCTTGTGatcatgcactgcaaaaaaatgcttttcttacttagattttttgtcttgtttctagtccaaatatcaaaaaattcctaaatcaagaagaattttctaaacaagcaaaacatattgccttgttttgagaaatattatgccaatattaagtcagtttttccttaaaacaagctaaataatctgccaatggggtaagcaaaataatcttatgtcaaaagaaaaaacaaggttaacttgcttaccccattggcagattattttgcttgttttaaggaaaaactgacttaatattggcatattatttttcaaaacaaggcaatatgttttgcttgtctaaaaaatgcttcttgatataagaaatttttgATATctagactagaaacaaggcaaaaaatctaagcaggaaaagcattttttgcagtgtgattttgtgtttttaatgtgcAGTTGTGATTTTAACTGcatcacaaaaatacaaaaatcattaTCATTTTAAGGCTGTTATCCTGgttaaaatggctttttatagGTCTGTGTCttaaagacaaaacaaagatGTGATTTTATAGTCAAAATAAATCTAAAGTGTTATGTTTATCATTTTTATAAGATGGCAAACCGTTTCAAAACACTGTCTTTCATAGATCTGGCTTGTCCTTTATAGGCCAATATGTTACACTTACATCTGTTGCATTTGTTTTTGCCCTttccttgtcttttttttttttctcagtgtaaaCCCTCTGTCTGTGAAGAAGAATGAAGCTGTTGTGTTCAAGATGTGAAATCCCAATTAaaccaaagaaagaaagaatgtttATATGATCAAGTGCCACATGAACATTTTACCCTCAggctttatgtttgttttatatgaAAACACTTTTTTAATATCACAAGATATCTCACAGACTCCACCAGGAATGGTGGTTGGCCTCAGATTAAATCTTAAGATTGTTAATATCAGTATATTTTAAGTTCCTCCTTCCCCATATACAAATATATGGTAGAAAATATATGTATCTTTTCTAGGATGTGTTGCCTGATAAATGGCTCTTGctgctattaaaatatttttttcaataaattataCTTTGTTTATTACTGTGACTCATGTTCAGTTAAGTTGGTTTGTCTGTACATTCTAGTCAAGATTAAAGAATACGTGGCCACAAACCACAATTCAGATATGATGTAGgcctttttccctttttttgtaatttgttaaaTGGTTTAAATGGTCATAAAAGACTTCTACAgggtaaataaaatgaaatagttGCCtaaatagctatatatatatatatatatatatatatatatatatatatatatatatatagttcctaAAGTTTgtaaagtttagtttagttttagtcctatatatatatatatatatatatattattatatgtatatatgtactaTATTGTATATATGTACTTTACATacagttatacagttgaagtcaggcttaacttggttaattagattaactaggcaggttagggtaattaggcaagttattgtataagatgGTTTGCTCTGAAGACagtcagaaaaaaatagcttaaaggggctaataattttgtccttaaagtagttaaaaaaaataaaaactgcttttattttagccgaaataaaacaaataagactttctccagaagaaaaaatattatcagacatactgtgaaaatttcctttctctgttaaacatgggaaatatctaaaaaaaagaaaaaaaaattaaagggggtctaataattctgacttcaactgtatatatattggcTGAcccccgaaggaaaatgaatgaatgaataatatatactGCATTTCGtggccttgtacttgtacatgtgtaatgacaataagttgaatctaatctaatcaatGAAGAGAGCTAGTCCTAATGTCTCCATTCAATGATCCTGTTCTCTAATCAAGTGATCAAGACACATAATTAGTTTAATTCAATGGTTAAAAAACTATCAACAGTTTCACGAAATCACAATACTTTTAGAATATGTATGTAGAtcatgtttctcagagatgggttgcggctggaagggcatccgctgcgtaaaaacgtgctggataagttggcggtgcatcccgctgtggcgaccccggattaataaagggactaagacggcaagaaaatgaatgaatgtagatcATGTGTTAGAATTAAATGGTGGCTTAATTCTTACAAATAAATAAGAGGCCCATGCCATCTCCCACTCAGCTTGCATCGTTGAAATATTTACATGGCAATCAGCAAATCTGGAACCCATACAGGctataaaaaaagataattttagttatttaatcattatttaatcaacaccattgttgtttttaacatatttaatttcaaattaataaatattattaaataattaataaa
The DNA window shown above is from Danio rerio strain Tuebingen ecotype United States chromosome 25, GRCz12tu, whole genome shotgun sequence and carries:
- the LOC141380847 gene encoding uncharacterized protein, which gives rise to MHTFISLQSLALMHSSTSQPRHVVYLIILVYLSCASMNISQSSEGIGTVLPLTSFENVLLFLFNIILATTIIFLNVSVFLSIVMNRSLRTENRFMYMLSTCLSDISTGVSYYYVGVLDVRDSYDSPTRTFYIAPTFLGLSYMAILAAQADRYHAVSAPFKYSVRMSRNRTLLVILAYWVYAFVIVAVNNLVTMGVAKRVTGFGTFVANIFTVIIMIGLNVRLFLIAKYQLDREPPSEERENKRASVYLIIIVAVFFLIAWLPIFLHIIVCNFAGSACYTFKNEGSDPLRILPRVNAVLTPLLYIRGCSALRSTLLSKVWRASCCKRKGVNPLSVKKNEAVVFKM